One stretch of Pradoshia sp. D12 DNA includes these proteins:
- a CDS encoding sensor domain-containing diguanylate cyclase — translation MVTKQKRFIIWILWLLIVPASLYISYTEYPILGSFFSIDILLFLLLLCIITYYPIMINGLPIFLLQGVSLALFLEYGLFVEIILSQIGVITLLYRIKISKDELFRIPMNSLMFFINSLTSGLIYYLLGGQHSNLDLSDISVFSLIVIHQIVWFLSNFICALLIDVFVYKAKVEFVAKDQVADIVSSIIIFPIGLLLYSTYQELGVVAIIIVGVPLVSLALVMRLYYRADHMNEDLQKASQIGHRLTERLEVKQVLDLFLGEISRIFPVDETYILSVDSKANNRLRMVRYESKNETGMPHLNLISATDSLLGEVWKSKKTLLIQSSASLKKYENHGIPDWAESVLIVPVLNAEQMEGIVLHISSKRNFFENSQITIADILSTYLASAIENAKHYEETKAKSERCSLTNLYNNYFLEDYLKEQFILIRGRKLDTLTLILIDLDHFKSINDSYGHLGGNEVLCQVAERLSSLVQFKGIAARYGGEEFVLVLPGAGVEEGYKFAELVRQKIGTKPYELVSDLGSESRRVHVRVTASIGVSTAPIDADDPHSLIRHADRAMYTGAKRAGRNKVAQYIK, via the coding sequence ATGGTTACAAAACAAAAACGCTTCATTATTTGGATACTTTGGTTATTGATCGTCCCTGCAAGTTTATATATTTCATATACGGAGTATCCTATTTTAGGAAGCTTTTTTTCGATTGATATTCTTCTGTTCCTATTACTGCTTTGTATTATTACGTATTACCCTATTATGATAAATGGATTGCCAATTTTTCTCCTTCAGGGTGTATCCTTGGCTCTATTCCTTGAGTACGGATTATTTGTTGAAATAATCCTTTCGCAAATCGGAGTAATAACATTGCTCTATAGAATAAAAATAAGCAAGGATGAGCTTTTCCGCATTCCGATGAATTCTTTAATGTTTTTTATTAATTCATTAACAAGCGGATTAATCTATTATTTGCTTGGCGGTCAGCATTCTAATTTGGACTTATCGGATATAAGTGTATTTTCATTAATTGTAATCCACCAAATTGTCTGGTTCTTATCTAATTTTATTTGTGCTTTACTCATAGATGTGTTTGTATATAAGGCAAAAGTAGAGTTTGTTGCAAAAGATCAGGTTGCGGATATCGTATCCAGTATTATCATCTTTCCAATCGGTTTATTATTGTATTCAACCTATCAGGAGCTGGGGGTGGTAGCCATTATTATTGTTGGCGTACCGCTTGTGAGTTTGGCTCTTGTGATGAGACTGTATTATCGGGCTGACCATATGAATGAAGATTTGCAAAAAGCGAGCCAAATTGGTCACAGATTGACAGAAAGATTAGAAGTCAAGCAAGTACTGGATTTATTTTTGGGTGAAATTTCAAGGATTTTCCCAGTGGACGAAACCTATATTCTTAGTGTGGATAGCAAAGCCAATAATCGCCTTCGTATGGTTCGTTATGAAAGTAAAAATGAGACTGGTATGCCCCATTTGAATTTAATCTCGGCAACAGACAGCTTGTTAGGAGAAGTATGGAAATCAAAAAAAACATTGCTGATTCAGAGCTCTGCCTCCCTGAAGAAATACGAAAACCATGGTATTCCTGATTGGGCAGAAAGCGTCTTGATTGTTCCGGTTTTAAATGCAGAGCAAATGGAAGGGATTGTCCTTCATATATCTTCGAAAAGAAACTTTTTTGAAAACAGTCAGATAACGATTGCAGATATTCTTTCTACATATCTGGCTTCAGCTATTGAAAATGCGAAGCATTATGAAGAAACAAAAGCCAAAAGTGAACGCTGCTCTTTAACAAATCTATATAACAACTATTTTCTGGAAGATTACTTAAAAGAACAATTTATCCTGATAAGGGGAAGAAAGCTGGATACATTAACTCTTATCTTAATAGACTTGGATCACTTTAAGTCAATAAATGACTCTTACGGACATTTGGGTGGGAACGAAGTTTTATGCCAGGTAGCAGAACGTTTGTCTTCACTCGTACAATTTAAAGGGATTGCAGCCAGATATGGCGGTGAAGAATTTGTGCTTGTCCTCCCTGGTGCAGGAGTGGAGGAAGGCTATAAATTTGCCGAACTGGTACGTCAAAAAATTGGAACAAAGCCGTATGAATTAGTATCTGATTTAGGTAGTGAAAGCAGGAGGGTTCATGTAAGAGTAACTGCATCAATTGGAGTTTCAACCGCTCCAATTGATGCGGATGATCCTCACTCATTAATCCGTCATGCAGACCGGGCTATGTATACAGGAGCAAAACGCGCCGGAC
- a CDS encoding bifunctional folylpolyglutamate synthase/dihydrofolate synthase, whose product MIQDYQQAEKFLADRTAKLGMDFGLERMERVLRKLGNPERSIPCIHIAGSNGKGSTLTFLKHILVAEGYRVGTFTSPYLEKLNEQIMIDEEMISDNKLVECLNYLLPVLNEAEQEGDYLTAFEVTTILAFLHFKNEQPDILIIETGLGGRLDSTNVIEPLLEIITSISLEHTNILGNSLSKIATEKAGIIKNGTSVVTGVKDEEALEPLAKQAEKMNAALYTLGKEFKILNRSHPENQEVFTVKWREYLLENLHISMLGSHQVENAALAVISSILLSETYRFSIREESISKGLASARWKGRFEIVSNQPLIILDGAHNVSGINSLLSTIDDRYPNCDIHILFAALKDKDYTKMIQMIEQKAASITFTEIPLERMNEAEELFKHSRHPHKDVKKDWVEGINEILAKMKDRDMLLVTGSLYFLASIRPYIVNEIIRKS is encoded by the coding sequence ATGATACAGGATTATCAACAGGCAGAGAAATTTCTTGCAGACCGTACAGCAAAACTTGGGATGGATTTTGGCCTGGAAAGAATGGAAAGAGTCTTACGTAAATTGGGAAATCCGGAGCGCAGCATTCCTTGTATACATATAGCAGGCTCAAATGGCAAAGGTTCTACGCTTACATTTTTAAAACATATTTTGGTGGCAGAGGGCTACCGGGTAGGTACCTTTACATCTCCCTATCTTGAAAAGCTGAACGAACAAATTATGATTGATGAGGAAATGATTTCGGACAATAAGCTAGTTGAATGTTTAAATTACCTCCTCCCTGTTTTAAATGAAGCAGAGCAAGAAGGGGATTATCTGACTGCTTTCGAAGTAACGACTATATTAGCTTTTCTGCACTTTAAAAATGAGCAACCGGACATTCTTATTATTGAAACAGGACTTGGGGGAAGACTTGATTCCACTAATGTAATTGAACCGCTTTTGGAGATCATTACTAGCATTTCTTTAGAGCATACCAACATTCTCGGGAATTCTCTGAGTAAAATAGCAACAGAAAAAGCAGGAATTATCAAGAATGGAACATCAGTTGTTACAGGTGTAAAAGATGAGGAAGCATTAGAGCCCCTCGCAAAACAGGCAGAGAAAATGAATGCTGCTTTATATACGCTAGGAAAAGAATTTAAGATTTTAAACCGCTCTCACCCTGAAAATCAGGAAGTTTTCACGGTTAAATGGCGAGAATACTTACTGGAGAATTTACATATTAGCATGCTTGGAAGCCATCAAGTTGAGAATGCAGCGCTTGCTGTCATCAGTTCAATATTACTTAGTGAAACGTATCGCTTTTCGATTCGGGAAGAAAGTATCAGCAAAGGACTGGCATCTGCCAGATGGAAAGGGCGTTTTGAGATTGTGTCGAACCAGCCGCTAATCATCCTGGACGGCGCACATAATGTGTCAGGTATAAACTCTCTGCTTTCAACGATTGATGATCGTTACCCAAATTGTGATATACATATTTTGTTTGCGGCCTTAAAGGACAAGGATTATACAAAGATGATTCAGATGATTGAACAAAAGGCAGCAAGTATAACTTTTACGGAGATTCCATTAGAACGAATGAATGAGGCAGAGGAGCTTTTTAAACATAGCCGACACCCTCATAAGGATGTAAAAAAAGATTGGGTAGAAGGAATAAATGAGATATTAGCCAAAATGAAAGACAGAGATATGCTATTGGTCACAGGCTCTTTATATTTTTTGGCGTCTATTCGTCCATATATCGTCAATGAAATTATTCGAAAGTCATAA
- a CDS encoding valine--tRNA ligase, which translates to MEQQTDIGMPTKYDPQSIEKGRYDWWLKGKFFEAGQDKQKEPYTIVIPPPNVTGKLHLGHAWDTALQDILTRMKRMQGYDVLWLPGMDHAGIATQAKVEEKLRNQGVSRYDLGREKFVEETWKWKEEYASHIREQWAKIGLGLDYSRERFTLDEGLSKAVREVFVKLYEKGLIYRGEYIINWDPSTKTAISDIEVIHKEVKGAFYHMRYPLADGSGHIEVATTRPETMLGDTAVAVHPEDDRYKHLIGKTVILPIVGREIPIVGDDYVEMDFGSGVVKITPAHDPNDFEVGNRHNLERILVMNEDGTMNAKAGKYEGMDRFDCRKQIVKDLQDQGVLFKIEEHIHQVGHSERSGSVVEPYLSTQWFVKMGPLAERAIEMQSTEGKVEFVPERFEKTYLNWMDNIHDWCISRQLWWGHRIPAWYHKETGEVYVGMEDPADIENWTQDTDVLDTWFSSALWPFSTMGWPDTDSEDFKRYYPTAALVTGYDIIFFWVSRMIFQGLEFTGERPFKDVLIHGLVRDEHGKKMSKSLGNGVDPMEVIEKYGADSLRYFLTTGSSPGQDLRFSYEKVESVWNFANKIWNASRFCLMNMNGLKYEEIDLTGEKSVADKWILTRLNETIETVTRLADKYEFGEVGRALYNFIWDDFCDWYIEMAKLPLYGEDEEAKLTTRSILAYVLDQTMRLLHPFMPFITEEIWQNLPHQGESITTASWPVVNPDLTDEKASDEMKLLVEIIRTVRNIRAEVNTPLSKKIKLSLKAKDAETQAVLEKNSSYIERFCNPEELTIGTDIPADDKAMTAIVTGVELILPLQGLLNIEEEQKRLQKELEKWKKEVERIEKKLSNEGFMKKAPEKVIEEEKAKLADYVEKREAVQSRLKDLEELA; encoded by the coding sequence ATGGAGCAACAAACGGATATTGGTATGCCAACCAAATACGATCCTCAATCAATCGAAAAAGGACGCTATGATTGGTGGTTAAAGGGTAAATTCTTTGAAGCGGGACAGGATAAACAAAAAGAACCTTATACGATTGTAATTCCTCCTCCAAACGTAACGGGTAAACTGCATTTAGGTCATGCATGGGATACTGCGCTTCAGGATATTTTGACAAGAATGAAGAGAATGCAGGGTTATGACGTATTATGGCTGCCAGGTATGGACCATGCGGGAATCGCAACTCAAGCGAAGGTAGAAGAAAAACTGCGCAATCAAGGTGTTTCACGTTATGATTTGGGACGTGAGAAATTTGTTGAAGAAACATGGAAATGGAAAGAGGAATACGCATCCCATATCCGTGAGCAATGGGCAAAAATTGGATTGGGCCTAGATTATTCTCGTGAACGCTTTACTCTAGATGAGGGACTTTCAAAAGCTGTTCGTGAAGTGTTTGTAAAACTTTATGAAAAAGGCCTTATTTACCGCGGTGAATATATTATTAACTGGGATCCAAGTACAAAAACAGCGATCTCTGATATTGAAGTAATTCATAAAGAGGTTAAGGGTGCTTTTTATCATATGCGCTACCCACTTGCAGATGGCAGCGGGCATATTGAAGTTGCGACAACTCGTCCGGAAACAATGCTTGGCGATACAGCAGTTGCAGTTCACCCGGAAGATGACCGTTATAAGCACCTGATTGGAAAAACGGTTATCCTGCCAATCGTAGGAAGAGAAATTCCGATTGTTGGCGATGATTATGTAGAGATGGATTTTGGTTCCGGGGTTGTAAAAATTACACCAGCACATGATCCTAATGACTTCGAGGTAGGTAATCGTCATAATCTTGAACGCATTCTAGTTATGAATGAAGACGGAACGATGAACGCGAAGGCTGGCAAATATGAAGGTATGGACCGTTTCGATTGCCGTAAGCAAATTGTGAAAGATCTTCAGGATCAGGGAGTGTTGTTCAAAATTGAAGAGCATATCCATCAGGTTGGACACTCTGAAAGAAGCGGATCTGTTGTAGAGCCTTATTTATCTACACAATGGTTTGTTAAAATGGGACCATTGGCAGAGCGTGCAATTGAAATGCAATCCACTGAAGGTAAAGTAGAATTCGTACCGGAACGCTTTGAGAAAACATATTTGAATTGGATGGATAATATCCATGACTGGTGTATCTCCAGACAGCTTTGGTGGGGTCACCGCATTCCGGCTTGGTACCATAAGGAAACAGGCGAGGTATATGTAGGAATGGAAGATCCTGCAGATATCGAAAACTGGACGCAGGATACAGATGTATTGGATACATGGTTCAGTTCTGCGTTATGGCCGTTTTCCACAATGGGCTGGCCTGATACAGATTCAGAAGACTTTAAACGTTATTATCCAACAGCAGCTCTTGTGACTGGATACGATATTATTTTCTTCTGGGTATCAAGAATGATCTTCCAGGGACTTGAATTCACTGGAGAGCGTCCATTCAAAGATGTATTGATTCATGGACTTGTACGTGATGAGCATGGCAAGAAAATGAGTAAATCTCTTGGCAATGGTGTAGATCCAATGGAGGTTATTGAGAAATATGGTGCGGATTCATTAAGATATTTCTTAACAACTGGAAGCTCACCAGGTCAGGATTTACGTTTCAGCTATGAAAAAGTAGAATCTGTTTGGAACTTTGCCAATAAAATTTGGAATGCATCCCGTTTCTGCTTGATGAATATGAATGGGCTGAAATATGAAGAGATTGATTTAACAGGCGAAAAATCAGTTGCGGATAAATGGATTTTAACTCGTCTAAACGAAACGATTGAAACTGTAACAAGACTGGCAGATAAATATGAATTCGGTGAAGTTGGCCGTGCATTATACAACTTCATTTGGGATGATTTCTGTGATTGGTATATTGAAATGGCGAAGCTCCCTCTATATGGAGAAGACGAGGAAGCTAAACTTACAACACGTTCTATCCTTGCGTACGTATTGGATCAAACGATGCGATTGTTACATCCATTTATGCCATTCATCACTGAAGAAATTTGGCAGAACCTTCCTCACCAAGGGGAGTCCATCACAACAGCATCTTGGCCTGTTGTAAATCCGGACTTAACGGATGAAAAAGCTTCTGATGAAATGAAATTGCTTGTCGAAATCATTCGTACAGTACGTAATATTCGCGCAGAAGTGAACACGCCGCTCAGCAAAAAAATCAAGCTTTCTTTGAAGGCGAAAGATGCAGAAACACAAGCTGTTCTTGAAAAAAACAGCAGCTATATCGAGCGCTTCTGTAATCCAGAGGAATTAACAATTGGTACAGACATCCCTGCTGATGATAAAGCGATGACAGCTATTGTAACGGGTGTTGAATTAATTCTTCCATTGCAAGGTCTATTAAATATTGAAGAGGAACAAAAACGTCTTCAAAAAGAACTTGAAAAATGGAAAAAAGAAGTAGAAAGAATTGAGAAAAAGCTATCCAATGAAGGCTTCATGAAAAAAGCGCCTGAAAAGGTGATTGAAGAAGAAAAAGCGAAGCTGGCAGACTATGTTGAAAAACGTGAGGCTGTACAAAGCCGCCTGAAGGATTTAGAAGAATTGGCTTAA
- the ysxE gene encoding spore coat protein YsxE, with amino-acid sequence MLRKDQEWISEFLRNYQLELEFYEDFGKVKKVYTNNGIFAIKTIPATKGIDFIKNVQNLYQNGYNRIVPIFPTVDGRYGVLTHDKISYLMPWLPDEHIEERAERHQQMFRELARMHTLSGKEINITKEEREEHYEKTVKEWEEQKEFIREMVTTIEKKWYMSPFEQLFSMCFYDLSQALTYSLNKLKEWFDLTKEEEKVRSVVTHGNISIHHFLYSENGYGHFINFEQSKTAPAYFDLLPFVVKQLKTYPIQGEEIVEWIYLYLKYFPYKEGELRLFLSYLAYPANCIKVVEQYSRKKGKQDEIQFCRRFQRQYWLLKNIEYIIMRMEQIEESKKAKEEK; translated from the coding sequence ATGTTAAGAAAAGATCAGGAGTGGATATCTGAGTTTCTAAGAAACTATCAATTGGAACTTGAATTTTACGAGGATTTTGGAAAAGTAAAAAAAGTATATACGAACAATGGTATATTTGCGATTAAAACCATCCCGGCAACCAAAGGCATTGATTTTATCAAAAATGTGCAGAACCTATATCAAAATGGATATAACCGAATTGTTCCGATTTTTCCAACAGTTGATGGCAGATATGGAGTATTAACTCATGATAAAATCAGTTACCTTATGCCTTGGCTGCCGGATGAACATATAGAGGAACGGGCAGAACGACACCAGCAGATGTTCAGGGAATTGGCAAGAATGCATACGCTATCTGGCAAAGAAATTAACATTACGAAAGAGGAACGGGAAGAGCATTATGAAAAAACAGTCAAGGAGTGGGAGGAGCAAAAGGAATTTATTCGTGAAATGGTAACAACCATCGAAAAGAAGTGGTATATGTCTCCGTTTGAGCAGTTGTTTAGTATGTGCTTTTATGACTTGTCTCAGGCTCTGACGTATTCCTTAAATAAACTGAAGGAGTGGTTTGACCTAACAAAGGAAGAAGAAAAAGTACGCAGTGTGGTGACCCATGGAAATATCTCAATTCATCATTTCTTATATAGTGAAAATGGTTATGGCCATTTTATCAATTTTGAACAGAGTAAAACCGCACCTGCCTATTTCGACTTATTGCCTTTTGTCGTTAAGCAGTTAAAAACTTATCCAATCCAGGGTGAAGAAATAGTTGAGTGGATCTATCTTTATCTGAAGTATTTTCCCTACAAGGAGGGTGAGCTGCGTTTATTCTTATCCTATTTAGCCTATCCGGCTAATTGTATCAAGGTAGTAGAACAATACTCCAGAAAAAAAGGTAAACAGGATGAAATACAATTTTGCCGAAGATTCCAAAGGCAGTATTGGTTATTAAAAAACATTGAATATATTATTATGAGGATGGAACAAATAGAAGAAAGCAAAAAGGCGAAGGAAGAGAAATAA
- a CDS encoding LysM peptidoglycan-binding domain-containing protein produces the protein MSEDHASSLRFSLEESVWFQRGQEVEELYSISLEPNVSAHQVEQYVILKGTLDLMGEYKATEATGQEEGAEDPFRRYVSVIEQREHHLFEFHQQFPVDITIPAERVREMDELNIGVHTFDYKLPEKGYLQIRADLWIGGVYDNLPEEQTQVTETEEREETSNYQNGTSGRFQEEHHTHTWNKINEDFEESAEEITIQAEVHNEQEEEQIEVHLYRENSEDEDQEQEDLADSPEIYLKNPTSYIESNHNQDDHFYVETKLSPRLHQPADYEETQPNDESDHTDKDYSPFAFEPDQLVDRQKQKDENQSFSIPYDNRFDEGPPELMEVVPFTAEYGKEESSEYEKEESSEYDRVQPHQSQANVAPDLNKAAVEPETNVSRIRQQNKEQTSNQYVEKKYQSSDSKRKNGKENEDQTEGKSKSLLYDLFTEEEESQQSKVRVCIVQNGENIDVLADRYKTSVQHIARINGLELTSDLKAGQVIYIPEAAASYK, from the coding sequence GTGTCTGAGGATCATGCATCGTCATTACGATTTTCATTAGAAGAGAGTGTGTGGTTTCAAAGGGGACAGGAAGTTGAGGAACTGTATTCCATTTCGCTTGAACCAAATGTTTCAGCTCATCAAGTAGAACAGTATGTGATTCTTAAAGGGACTCTGGATTTAATGGGGGAATATAAGGCCACTGAGGCAACAGGACAGGAAGAAGGAGCAGAAGATCCGTTTCGGCGCTATGTTTCTGTAATCGAACAAAGGGAGCATCATTTATTTGAATTCCATCAGCAATTTCCTGTAGATATAACGATTCCTGCAGAAAGAGTTCGGGAAATGGATGAGCTTAATATAGGTGTGCATACCTTTGATTATAAGCTGCCAGAAAAGGGATATCTGCAAATTAGAGCAGATTTATGGATTGGTGGAGTTTACGATAATTTGCCTGAAGAGCAGACGCAAGTGACAGAGACAGAGGAACGGGAAGAGACTTCAAACTATCAAAATGGAACATCCGGGCGATTTCAGGAAGAGCATCATACTCATACATGGAATAAAATCAACGAAGATTTTGAGGAGTCAGCAGAGGAGATTACTATTCAGGCAGAAGTCCATAATGAGCAAGAGGAAGAACAGATAGAGGTGCATTTATATCGGGAAAATTCTGAGGATGAGGATCAGGAGCAGGAGGATTTGGCAGATTCGCCTGAGATTTATCTCAAGAACCCAACTTCTTATATAGAGAGTAATCATAACCAGGATGACCATTTTTATGTTGAAACTAAATTGTCACCCCGACTGCATCAACCAGCCGATTATGAAGAAACACAGCCGAATGATGAGTCAGATCATACAGACAAGGACTATAGCCCTTTTGCTTTTGAACCGGACCAATTAGTTGACAGACAAAAGCAAAAAGATGAAAACCAATCTTTTTCCATTCCATATGATAATAGATTTGATGAGGGTCCTCCGGAATTAATGGAAGTCGTTCCTTTTACTGCCGAGTATGGAAAAGAGGAAAGTTCAGAATATGAAAAAGAGGAAAGTTCAGAATATGACAGAGTACAGCCGCACCAATCTCAAGCGAATGTAGCACCAGATTTGAATAAAGCTGCAGTAGAACCGGAAACAAATGTTTCTCGCATACGTCAACAGAACAAAGAACAAACATCCAATCAGTATGTAGAGAAAAAGTATCAATCGTCTGATTCTAAAAGAAAGAATGGGAAGGAGAACGAAGATCAAACTGAAGGTAAGTCTAAATCTTTGTTATACGATTTATTTACAGAGGAGGAAGAATCACAACAATCAAAAGTAAGAGTCTGTATTGTCCAAAATGGAGAAAATATTGATGTTCTGGCAGATCGATATAAAACGAGCGTTCAGCATATCGCGAGAATAAACGGGTTGGAATTAACATCCGATCTAAAAGCTGGTCAGGTAATTTATATTCCTGAAGCTGCTGCTTCTTATAAATAA
- the hemL gene encoding glutamate-1-semialdehyde 2,1-aminomutase: MRSYENSKKAFQESINLLPGGVNSPVRAFKSVNMDPIFMERGKGSKIYDIDGNEYIDYVLSWGPLILGHANDRVVEAIKKVAETGTSFGAPTLMENKLAQLVIDRVPSIEMIRMVSSGTEATMSALRLARGYTGRDKILKFEGCYHGHGDSLLIKAGSGVATLGLPDSPGVPEGVARNTITVPYNDLESVKLAFDQYGEDIAAVIVEPVAGNMGVVPPLPGFLQGLREITENHGSLLVFDEVMTGFRVDYQCAQGHFDVTPDLTCLGKVIGGGLPVGAFGGKKEIMSQIAPSGSIYQAGTLSGNPIAMTAGYETLIQLNEDTYKEFTKKADLLEAGFKEAAETYQVPLTCNRAGSMIGFFFTNEQVKDYESAKQSDLQFFANYYKEMAENGVFLPPSQFEGIFLSVEHSNEDIQKTIQAAQKAFKAIKR, from the coding sequence ATGCGTTCATATGAAAATTCTAAGAAAGCATTCCAGGAATCCATCAATTTATTGCCGGGCGGCGTAAACAGCCCTGTCCGTGCTTTTAAATCTGTAAATATGGATCCGATTTTTATGGAAAGAGGAAAGGGTTCAAAAATCTATGATATTGATGGCAATGAATATATTGATTATGTTCTTTCCTGGGGACCGCTGATTCTTGGCCATGCAAATGACCGGGTAGTAGAGGCGATTAAAAAGGTTGCTGAAACTGGTACAAGCTTTGGTGCTCCAACTTTAATGGAAAATAAATTGGCACAGCTTGTAATTGATCGTGTCCCATCAATTGAAATGATACGGATGGTTTCCTCCGGTACAGAAGCAACCATGAGCGCACTTCGTCTGGCACGAGGATATACAGGACGAGATAAGATCCTTAAATTTGAAGGATGTTATCACGGACATGGAGATTCATTGCTTATCAAAGCAGGTTCAGGAGTTGCTACACTTGGTTTGCCAGATAGCCCTGGTGTTCCAGAGGGCGTTGCGCGAAATACCATTACAGTTCCATACAATGATCTTGAGAGTGTAAAACTTGCTTTTGACCAATATGGCGAAGATATAGCAGCTGTAATTGTAGAGCCAGTTGCGGGAAATATGGGAGTAGTCCCTCCACTGCCAGGCTTCTTGCAGGGATTAAGAGAAATTACTGAAAATCACGGTTCTTTATTAGTCTTTGACGAAGTTATGACCGGTTTCCGTGTTGATTATCAATGTGCGCAAGGTCATTTCGATGTTACTCCAGATTTAACTTGTCTAGGAAAAGTAATTGGCGGAGGACTTCCAGTAGGAGCATTCGGCGGTAAAAAAGAGATCATGAGCCAAATTGCGCCAAGCGGTTCCATCTATCAAGCCGGTACATTATCAGGAAATCCGATTGCGATGACAGCCGGTTATGAAACGTTAATCCAGCTTAATGAGGATACGTATAAAGAGTTTACTAAAAAAGCAGATCTCTTAGAGGCAGGGTTTAAGGAAGCAGCTGAAACCTACCAAGTACCTTTAACGTGTAATCGAGCAGGGTCTATGATTGGCTTCTTCTTTACTAATGAACAGGTTAAAGATTACGAGTCTGCAAAACAATCAGATCTTCAATTTTTTGCGAATTATTATAAAGAAATGGCGGAAAATGGTGTATTCTTGCCGCCTTCTCAATTTGAAGGAATCTTTCTTTCAGTTGAACATAGTAATGAAGATATTCAAAAGACTATACAGGCTGCCCAAAAAGCGTTTAAAGCAATTAAACGATAA
- the hemB gene encoding porphobilinogen synthase encodes MANIEFNRHRRLRRNESMRALVRETHLHVEDFIYPIFITEGTNEKNPVTSMPGIYQFSMDRLKEEMDEVASLGIKSVILFGVPDQENKDECGIGAFHTHGIVQKGIRFVKENYPEILVVADTCLCEYTSHGHCGMVENDEILNDESLELLVKTAVSQAEAGADIIAPSNMMDGFVAAIRQGLDESGYQHIPIMSYAVKYASAFYGPFREAANGAPQFGDRKSYQMDYANRIEALREAESDVQEGADFIIVKPALAFLDIIRDVKNTVNLPLVAYNVSGEYSMVKAAGANGWIDEKAIVMEMLTGMKRAGVDLIITYFAKDAAKWLKESN; translated from the coding sequence ATGGCCAATATTGAATTTAATCGACACAGAAGATTAAGAAGAAATGAATCTATGAGAGCGCTTGTGCGTGAAACACATTTACATGTAGAAGACTTTATTTATCCGATTTTTATTACGGAAGGTACAAATGAAAAGAACCCCGTTACTTCTATGCCAGGAATCTATCAATTTTCCATGGATCGTTTGAAAGAGGAAATGGATGAAGTGGCTTCACTTGGTATCAAATCTGTCATTCTCTTTGGAGTACCGGATCAGGAAAATAAGGATGAATGTGGGATAGGTGCTTTTCATACACATGGGATTGTCCAAAAAGGGATTCGTTTTGTAAAAGAAAACTATCCTGAAATTCTTGTTGTAGCTGATACATGTTTATGTGAATATACAAGCCACGGTCACTGCGGTATGGTTGAAAATGATGAAATCTTAAACGATGAAAGTCTGGAGCTTTTGGTTAAAACAGCTGTCAGCCAGGCGGAAGCAGGAGCGGATATTATTGCTCCTTCCAATATGATGGATGGATTTGTGGCTGCGATTCGCCAGGGTCTTGATGAATCAGGGTATCAGCACATTCCAATCATGTCCTATGCCGTTAAATATGCATCCGCATTTTATGGTCCATTCCGTGAAGCAGCAAACGGAGCACCCCAATTTGGTGATAGAAAGTCCTATCAAATGGATTATGCCAATCGGATTGAAGCCCTGCGTGAAGCTGAATCAGACGTTCAGGAAGGAGCGGATTTCATCATTGTGAAGCCAGCTCTTGCTTTCCTTGATATCATTCGCGATGTGAAGAATACGGTAAATCTGCCTCTTGTAGCTTATAATGTAAGTGGAGAGTATTCCATGGTTAAAGCAGCAGGTGCAAATGGCTGGATTGACGAAAAAGCTATTGTGATGGAAATGCTAACTGGTATGAAACGTGCCGGTGTAGATTTAATCATTACTTACTTTGCAAAAGATGCAGCAAAATGGTTAAAAGAATCAAATTAA